A region from the Flavobacteriales bacterium genome encodes:
- a CDS encoding outer membrane beta-barrel protein, giving the protein MKKIALLFLLFLLALPGVAQVKIQPQAGLTLSRLTTDEIIDKSEARVGTDLGVSFRFGNRAYFYPGVYWKRWSSDLVVLGSDTLGPANFTLDVQSIQVPARLGVNLVHGDLFKLRINGGPAWTRVVKLESDPIDPEAWNIEDFNNNIWSWQAGMGIDLWFLTLDVTYDQGINTMFVEGDAENRMLSLEIGVVF; this is encoded by the coding sequence ATGAAGAAAATAGCGCTATTATTTCTCTTGTTCCTCCTGGCTTTACCCGGAGTGGCCCAGGTGAAAATCCAGCCGCAGGCTGGCCTCACTCTATCCCGACTCACCACTGATGAAATCATCGACAAGAGTGAGGCACGTGTGGGAACGGACCTTGGGGTGTCTTTCCGATTCGGAAATAGGGCCTATTTCTACCCAGGCGTCTATTGGAAGCGCTGGTCGAGCGATCTTGTCGTTCTCGGCTCCGACACACTTGGTCCAGCGAATTTCACCCTCGACGTTCAATCCATCCAAGTGCCCGCGCGCCTGGGTGTGAACCTCGTTCATGGCGATCTCTTCAAATTGCGCATCAATGGTGGACCTGCTTGGACGCGTGTGGTCAAGTTAGAATCGGACCCCATTGACCCGGAAGCCTGGAACATCGAAGACTTCAATAACAATATTTGGTCGTGGCAAGCGGGAATGGGAATCGATCTGTGGTTCCTTACCCTTGATGTCACCTACGATCAAGGAATCAATACCATGTTTGTTGAAGGTGACGCCGAGAACCGAATGTTGTCACTCGAAATAGGGGTCGTGTTTTGA
- a CDS encoding right-handed parallel beta-helix repeat-containing protein gives MRKLLWLILSVATLYSCTDSYDPSRQFTGDAESLELEFLMAKDSAVIEIPAGHFHFDRSLILDGVDHVTVRGAGIDQSVLSFAEQSEGAEGLKIVNGTNITLEDFTIEDAAGDNIKVMDTDQTTFRRVKVAWTGAIDENNGAYGFYPVQCKHVLIEECEAMGASDAGMYVGQSDSVIIRYNIAYQNVAGIESENSRWVKIHNNKAYDNTGGILIFDLPGLTQYGKDIEAWDNEVINNNRKNFAPKRNIVAAVPPGTGFMFLATEDVHVHDNTITGNKTVGAAIISYALVSELTGDNDNEDSNAGSAQMINRKYEEDSRYNPYPRGFEW, from the coding sequence ATGCGTAAACTACTGTGGTTGATCCTGTCAGTAGCCACTCTTTATTCCTGTACCGACTCATACGACCCTAGCCGCCAATTCACAGGGGATGCGGAAAGTCTCGAATTGGAGTTCTTGATGGCGAAGGATAGTGCGGTGATCGAAATCCCCGCCGGACACTTTCACTTCGATCGCTCCTTAATTCTCGACGGGGTCGATCACGTAACGGTGAGAGGGGCTGGGATAGATCAATCAGTACTGAGTTTCGCAGAACAATCGGAAGGGGCTGAGGGACTTAAGATCGTTAATGGAACCAACATCACCCTCGAGGATTTTACCATTGAAGATGCGGCTGGAGACAATATCAAAGTCATGGATACAGATCAAACCACCTTTCGTCGAGTAAAGGTGGCCTGGACAGGCGCCATCGACGAAAATAACGGCGCATATGGTTTTTATCCGGTCCAGTGCAAGCACGTTCTTATTGAGGAGTGCGAAGCGATGGGTGCCAGTGATGCCGGTATGTATGTAGGGCAGTCCGATTCGGTGATCATTCGCTACAATATCGCGTACCAAAACGTGGCCGGAATCGAGTCAGAGAACTCCCGCTGGGTTAAGATCCACAATAATAAAGCCTACGACAACACGGGCGGAATTCTGATCTTTGATCTGCCTGGACTCACTCAATACGGTAAAGACATCGAAGCATGGGACAACGAAGTCATTAACAACAACCGCAAAAACTTTGCGCCGAAAAGAAATATCGTCGCGGCGGTTCCTCCTGGAACCGGATTTATGTTCTTGGCAACGGAAGATGTTCACGTGCATGATAATACGATCACGGGGAACAAAACCGTCGGTGCGGCGATCATCAGCTATGCGTTGGTTAGTGAGCTTACAGGTGATAACGACAATGAGGATTCAAATGCTGGAAGCGCACAGATGATCAATCGCAAATACGAAGAAGATTCGCGCTACAACCCTTATCCACGGGGGTTCGAATGGTGA
- a CDS encoding glycosyl hydrolase: MKIKYLLLALICACGTKATYAQIPNPPEHNDFPELEWRNIGPFRGGRSAAVVGHPSDPNRFYFGSTGGGVWQSDDAGQTWFNISDGYFGGSIGSIAVSDWDPNVMYVGGGEVTVRGNVSYGYGVYKSTDAGKSWKHVGLPNSCHIPRIRIHPKDPNLVYAAVLGDLFKRTPDRGVYRSKDGGETWEKVLFANEDAGAVDLYMDPTNPRVLYASTWHVRRTPYSLISGGPGSDLWKSTDGGDSWQKLSDNPGFANGPLGIIGVAASPSRPERVYAIVEAPEGGVLRSDDGGKSWRRTNSDRSLRQRAWYYSRIYTHPTDADQIYIMNVSYHHSKDGGKTFRSSCAPHGDHHDLWINPNDPNRMVIADDGGAQVTLDAGDNWSTYHNQPTAQFYRVVTDEHFPYRVYGAQQDNSTIRILSRKDGGNIGERDWEESAGGESAHLAADPRNNEVVYGGSYGGFLTRYNHANDQSRIINIWPDNPLGAGVESMKYRFQWNFPVFISPHDPNVLYATSNHVHRSTDGGQSWEVISPDLTRNDSARMVSSGGPITQDNTGVEYYCTIFAATESAREPGLIWAGSDDGLLHVSRDNGVQWENVTTNKLPEWSMINSLEVSPWEDGVVYVAVTRYKLGDYRPMLYKVSNYGKQWALLSEDLPSDDFTRVIRCAPAKPGLLFAGTERTVWCSTNDGGDWDSLKLNLPIVPITDLAVKENDLIAATQGRSFWILDDISPLYDDCKGVEAPMLLSPSDAYRLSGYGGGNKTSGKNRPGGVFVDYYVPELSEEDTLTLTFVEEDGEVIKTFSSHPEEDQDKLSKNSGWQRFIWNMRYPDVEEFEGMWMWFAGMDGPMAPPGSYKVVMDLNGERFEECFSLLSDPRSEVSDEALVEQFAFCWQINRKVSEAHVAIRNIRTLKEQIAAVEARTGEEDSSISVRLNELKEGLSEVEETLYQVKLSSNQDMLNYPIKLTNKLGHVGAITQIGNYPPTNQARAVANELTMEVDKFLTIFYDLFENEVAALNKAILDARLPALLISESDMWVIE; the protein is encoded by the coding sequence ATGAAGATCAAATATTTACTCTTAGCATTGATTTGTGCCTGCGGCACGAAGGCCACGTACGCTCAAATTCCTAATCCTCCCGAGCACAATGACTTCCCGGAACTCGAGTGGAGAAATATCGGGCCATTTCGCGGTGGTCGAAGTGCCGCAGTTGTTGGGCATCCCAGTGATCCCAATCGATTCTACTTTGGAAGTACAGGTGGTGGAGTATGGCAGTCCGACGATGCCGGTCAAACCTGGTTCAATATCTCCGACGGATATTTTGGTGGATCCATAGGATCCATTGCGGTATCCGATTGGGACCCCAATGTCATGTATGTCGGAGGTGGAGAGGTGACCGTTCGTGGAAATGTATCGTACGGTTATGGTGTCTATAAATCAACCGATGCCGGTAAGTCTTGGAAGCACGTTGGACTCCCGAATTCATGCCATATTCCTCGAATTCGGATTCACCCCAAAGATCCAAATCTGGTATATGCGGCGGTGTTGGGCGATCTATTCAAGCGTACCCCGGATAGAGGGGTTTATCGTTCCAAAGACGGTGGAGAGACGTGGGAAAAGGTGCTCTTTGCAAACGAAGATGCCGGAGCTGTTGATCTCTACATGGATCCGACTAATCCAAGAGTGCTTTATGCCAGTACCTGGCATGTTCGGAGAACACCGTATTCTTTGATATCGGGCGGACCCGGAAGTGACCTTTGGAAGAGTACCGATGGGGGAGATTCCTGGCAAAAGCTATCGGACAATCCGGGTTTTGCGAATGGTCCGCTGGGCATTATTGGCGTTGCCGCATCTCCTTCGCGTCCTGAGCGCGTGTACGCTATCGTTGAAGCGCCCGAGGGTGGAGTGCTCAGAAGTGATGATGGTGGGAAATCATGGCGGCGCACCAATTCGGACCGTTCGCTTAGACAGCGTGCATGGTATTATTCACGAATTTATACGCATCCGACCGATGCTGACCAAATCTATATCATGAATGTCAGCTATCATCACTCCAAAGATGGAGGAAAGACCTTCAGGTCTTCCTGCGCACCACATGGTGATCATCACGATTTATGGATCAACCCAAATGATCCGAATCGAATGGTCATTGCTGACGATGGAGGAGCACAGGTAACTCTTGATGCCGGGGATAACTGGAGCACGTATCACAATCAGCCCACCGCGCAATTCTACAGAGTGGTAACCGATGAACATTTTCCTTACAGAGTCTACGGAGCTCAGCAGGACAACAGCACAATTCGGATCTTGAGCAGAAAAGATGGTGGGAATATCGGAGAACGAGATTGGGAGGAATCCGCTGGTGGTGAAAGTGCCCATTTGGCCGCGGATCCACGAAATAATGAAGTCGTTTACGGTGGTAGCTATGGGGGCTTTTTAACGAGGTATAACCATGCCAACGATCAAAGTCGCATAATCAATATATGGCCCGACAACCCGCTTGGGGCTGGAGTTGAATCGATGAAGTATCGGTTCCAATGGAATTTTCCGGTGTTCATTTCTCCTCATGACCCCAACGTACTCTACGCTACGTCGAACCATGTTCACAGGTCTACTGACGGCGGCCAATCCTGGGAGGTAATCAGTCCTGATCTCACTCGGAACGACAGCGCTCGAATGGTCAGTTCAGGCGGGCCGATCACTCAGGACAATACCGGAGTAGAATACTATTGTACCATTTTCGCCGCTACGGAATCGGCCCGAGAGCCCGGACTGATTTGGGCGGGTTCTGACGATGGATTGCTTCACGTGAGCAGAGATAATGGAGTGCAATGGGAAAATGTTACCACGAACAAGCTGCCTGAATGGAGCATGATCAATAGCCTTGAAGTAAGTCCTTGGGAAGATGGTGTAGTGTATGTAGCGGTTACGAGGTACAAGCTAGGCGACTACCGGCCTATGCTTTACAAGGTTAGCAACTACGGAAAACAATGGGCTCTCCTTTCGGAAGATTTGCCTAGCGATGATTTTACTCGAGTGATTCGCTGTGCACCGGCAAAGCCCGGATTGCTATTCGCCGGTACTGAAAGAACAGTATGGTGCTCAACGAATGATGGTGGCGATTGGGACTCGCTAAAGCTCAATTTGCCCATTGTGCCCATTACCGATCTAGCAGTTAAAGAGAACGATCTTATTGCGGCCACTCAAGGCAGGAGCTTCTGGATTCTCGACGATATTTCCCCGTTGTATGATGATTGTAAAGGGGTTGAAGCTCCAATGTTGTTGTCTCCGTCTGATGCCTATAGGTTGTCGGGATACGGCGGGGGTAATAAAACCTCGGGCAAGAACAGACCGGGAGGTGTTTTCGTTGATTATTACGTTCCTGAACTTTCGGAGGAGGACACCCTCACTTTAACCTTTGTCGAGGAAGATGGAGAAGTCATCAAGACTTTCAGTTCACACCCGGAAGAAGATCAGGATAAACTCAGTAAAAACTCGGGCTGGCAGAGGTTCATTTGGAATATGAGGTATCCAGATGTCGAGGAATTCGAAGGTATGTGGATGTGGTTTGCGGGAATGGATGGCCCAATGGCACCTCCGGGTAGTTATAAAGTCGTGATGGACTTGAATGGAGAGCGCTTTGAAGAATGTTTTTCACTCTTGTCGGATCCTCGATCTGAGGTCAGTGATGAGGCTTTGGTGGAGCAATTTGCGTTTTGCTGGCAAATCAACAGGAAAGTGAGCGAGGCGCATGTCGCGATCCGGAATATTAGAACACTCAAAGAGCAAATCGCTGCAGTTGAGGCGAGAACAGGAGAGGAGGACTCCTCTATTTCGGTTCGGTTAAATGAGCTCAAAGAAGGTCTTTCCGAAGTGGAAGAAACACTTTATCAGGTAAAACTATCCAGCAATCAGGACATGTTGAATTACCCGATCAAACTGACGAATAAGTTAGGCCACGTTGGAGCGATCACTCAAATCGGGAATTATCCGCCAACGAATCAAGCGAGAGCCGTGGCAAACGAGTTGACTATGGAGGTAGATAAGTTCTTGACGATTTTCTACGATCTCTTCGAAAACGAAGTTGCCGCTCTTAACAAGGCAATTCTCGATGCGCGGCTTCCGGCCTTGCTTATCAGCGAAAGCGATATGTGGGTAATAGAATAA
- a CDS encoding tRNA-binding protein: MSQSIDWNDFEKVDIRVGTIIEAEPFPEARKPAYKLKIDFGPLGIKRSSAQITDRYDIKALAGRKIAAVVNFAPKQIGPVLSDVLVLGAITDSGVALLNVDHWAENGTRIV; the protein is encoded by the coding sequence TTGAGCCAGTCGATTGATTGGAACGACTTCGAAAAAGTTGATATCCGTGTCGGTACCATCATAGAGGCCGAACCCTTTCCCGAAGCGCGAAAACCCGCCTACAAGCTTAAAATTGATTTTGGACCGCTGGGCATTAAACGCTCCAGTGCGCAGATCACGGATCGCTATGATATTAAGGCCCTCGCGGGCCGAAAAATAGCTGCAGTGGTCAATTTCGCTCCTAAACAAATTGGTCCTGTCCTGAGTGACGTTCTCGTACTTGGGGCTATTACCGACTCAGGCGTAGCATTGCTTAATGTTGATCACTGGGCAGAAAACGGTACGCGCATAGTATAA
- the ssb gene encoding single-stranded DNA-binding protein yields the protein MSSIRNRVQLIGNLGADPEIKEMESGRKMAKFSVATNEIYRNQAGDLVTETQWHRLIAWGRTAEIAEEYLKKGSEVAVDGKIQTRSYETEEGEQRYATEIVINELVMTGPKKKAG from the coding sequence ATGTCAAGTATTCGAAACCGGGTGCAGCTCATTGGAAATCTAGGTGCTGACCCTGAAATCAAAGAAATGGAAAGCGGTCGTAAAATGGCCAAATTCTCAGTCGCCACGAATGAGATCTATCGGAATCAAGCCGGGGATCTAGTCACTGAAACTCAATGGCATCGCTTGATCGCCTGGGGGCGGACAGCCGAAATTGCCGAAGAGTACCTCAAAAAAGGCAGTGAGGTCGCCGTTGATGGCAAGATCCAGACCCGAAGCTATGAGACCGAAGAGGGTGAGCAACGCTACGCCACAGAAATCGTAATTAACGAACTGGTCATGACCGGTCCGAAGAAAAAGGCCGGGTAA
- a CDS encoding lipocalin family protein, translating to MRKTLIVLTSMAFALFGCGSSEPLATVDKVDVKRYAGLWYEIARLPNTFQKNCTCTTAQYEVKEGYISVLNECWNTTKNKKVNAKGKAFPVEGSNNASLKVQFFWPFKGDYNVIALDEGYQYAMVGAKDRKYLWILSRNPQLSESIVSELKAKAESLGYDTSKLLFTEHPCPK from the coding sequence ATGAGGAAGACATTAATTGTTTTGACCAGTATGGCATTTGCCCTATTTGGTTGTGGTTCTTCGGAACCATTGGCCACTGTCGACAAGGTCGATGTTAAGCGATATGCCGGGCTTTGGTACGAAATTGCAAGGTTGCCCAATACGTTTCAAAAGAATTGTACATGCACAACGGCGCAGTACGAAGTTAAAGAAGGCTATATCTCCGTCCTGAACGAATGTTGGAACACCACCAAGAATAAAAAAGTGAATGCGAAAGGTAAGGCGTTCCCCGTTGAAGGATCGAACAACGCGTCGCTCAAGGTTCAGTTCTTTTGGCCTTTCAAGGGAGACTACAATGTAATTGCCCTGGATGAGGGGTACCAGTATGCGATGGTCGGTGCTAAAGATCGAAAGTACCTCTGGATATTGAGTCGTAATCCACAACTTTCCGAGTCGATAGTGTCCGAATTAAAGGCAAAAGCCGAGTCTTTGGGATACGACACCAGCAAGCTATTATTTACTGAACACCCGTGCCCGAAGTAA
- a CDS encoding patatin-like phospholipase family protein produces MLGIALLGYTHIMEEAGIRFYDLTGTSADAINTLMMASIGKLEDPKSVVALEALSQQNLFDFVDGNPKIKKTIQYLIEGKDGRAKRRLIFQGLMILGLLRTKLGMNPGVVFNKWLEKILEKQNIRTTKDLTEKRVNPAGFRERNSGPFNLILDGSLSPPT; encoded by the coding sequence GTGCTAGGAATCGCACTTCTGGGCTACACTCATATCATGGAAGAAGCCGGAATACGGTTTTACGACCTGACCGGGACATCGGCCGATGCTATCAATACGCTCATGATGGCCAGTATTGGAAAACTCGAAGATCCCAAGAGTGTAGTGGCCCTTGAAGCGCTTTCGCAACAAAACCTTTTCGACTTCGTCGACGGAAACCCCAAAATAAAAAAGACCATTCAATATCTGATTGAAGGAAAGGACGGCCGAGCTAAACGACGCCTGATCTTTCAAGGTTTAATGATCCTCGGACTGCTGCGCACGAAACTTGGAATGAACCCAGGAGTAGTTTTCAATAAATGGCTCGAGAAAATTCTCGAAAAGCAGAATATCAGGACCACTAAAGACTTGACCGAGAAAAGGGTAAATCCCGCCGGGTTCCGCGAACGCAATTCAGGCCCATTCAATCTAATCCTCGATGGGTCGTTATCGCCTCCGACGTAA
- a CDS encoding MFS transporter: MAGATEAPSLPLIAETYAHLPNIDILTKLVLTLPALVIAVSGPFIGRLIDRFGRVRFLIIGFTAYGLSGVSAFFLTNLYSIIVGRAILGMAVAIIMTVTNTLIGDLFHLDIRSKFLGLQGVFMAMGGFVFVGTSGFLADLNWGIRF; encoded by the coding sequence ATGGCTGGTGCTACCGAGGCTCCGTCGCTGCCTTTGATCGCGGAGACCTACGCCCACTTACCTAACATCGACATACTTACTAAACTAGTCCTCACCCTACCAGCACTTGTCATCGCAGTTTCAGGCCCGTTCATTGGACGATTGATCGATCGTTTTGGAAGGGTACGGTTCCTGATCATTGGTTTCACGGCCTACGGTCTCAGTGGCGTTTCGGCATTCTTTTTAACGAACCTTTACAGTATTATCGTCGGGCGTGCGATACTCGGAATGGCAGTTGCCATTATCATGACTGTTACAAACACGCTCATCGGAGATTTGTTTCATCTCGACATCCGCAGCAAATTTCTCGGACTTCAAGGGGTTTTCATGGCCATGGGAGGCTTCGTTTTCGTTGGAACGAGTGGCTTTTTGGCAGACTTGAATTGGGGTATCCGTTTCTGA
- a CDS encoding patatin-like phospholipase family protein, translated as MSGLYVHDPERESPARWVRASMSVPFFFEPVRFAEIPQGVAAEELWWEHARYKGPIPKQVEMVDGGMLSNFPINVFHRKNSVPRRPTFGVRLSQYRQAFGNTKELFPFLGAMVSTMRQIHDLDFLLRNEDYSHLICRLDVDQKFHWLNFNMSDSEKRELFLAGARGAIAFLEQFNWDAYKEVRRSLIT; from the coding sequence ATGAGCGGACTCTATGTTCACGACCCAGAACGGGAAAGTCCGGCACGCTGGGTTCGGGCGAGTATGTCGGTACCTTTCTTTTTTGAACCGGTTCGGTTTGCTGAAATCCCACAAGGGGTTGCGGCCGAAGAGCTTTGGTGGGAACATGCGCGCTACAAAGGCCCAATTCCTAAACAAGTCGAAATGGTTGATGGCGGTATGCTGAGCAACTTCCCGATAAATGTATTCCACCGAAAAAACTCAGTTCCGCGCCGACCTACCTTTGGGGTGAGGCTTTCCCAGTACCGTCAGGCTTTCGGGAATACTAAGGAGCTATTTCCGTTCTTAGGAGCTATGGTCAGTACCATGAGGCAAATCCACGACCTCGATTTTTTATTGCGAAACGAAGACTATAGCCACCTGATCTGTAGGCTAGACGTAGATCAAAAGTTTCATTGGCTGAACTTCAACATGAGCGACTCTGAAAAGCGAGAGCTATTCCTAGCAGGGGCTCGTGGGGCTATTGCCTTCTTGGAGCAATTTAATTGGGATGCGTATAAAGAAGTTCGCAGGTCTTTGATCACCTAA
- a CDS encoding transposase family protein: protein MEQEKGLEDIQVARAYNAQEESQKIKSPLRQPSGPREVRSMDFMSDSLMSGRSFRVFNIIDDYNRQALCTTPDFSMPAIRVVSHLKQAIEIYGRPLEVRVDNGPEFLSRIFVRFCEIKGIGINYIQPGNPSQNGYVERHICSGT, encoded by the coding sequence ATGGAACAGGAAAAGGGTCTTGAGGATATACAGGTTGCTCGGGCTTACAATGCGCAGGAAGAGTCGCAAAAAATAAAGAGTCCCCTGAGGCAGCCCTCTGGGCCAAGGGAAGTCCGGAGTATGGATTTCATGTCCGACAGTCTGATGAGCGGGCGCAGCTTCAGAGTGTTCAATATCATTGATGACTATAACCGTCAGGCGCTTTGCACTACCCCCGACTTCTCCATGCCGGCCATACGTGTCGTCTCCCATTTGAAACAGGCTATAGAGATCTATGGGAGACCATTGGAAGTACGGGTAGATAACGGTCCTGAGTTCCTGTCGAGAATCTTTGTCCGGTTCTGTGAGATCAAGGGCATTGGGATCAACTATATCCAACCGGGCAATCCGTCACAAAATGGATATGTAGAACGACATATCTGTTCAGGAACCTAG
- a CDS encoding c-type cytochrome — MDQEDIYSIIAYVRSLEAIPSEIPASKADFPMNLIMRTLPHDGEPTRLPSTTDELTYGEYMTNAAGCYDCHTPSIKGQFIEGMGFVGGMEFNLPAGITRSSNITPDETGIGDWTVDEFVQCFKAFDRQDLERIDFSKDFQTPMPWSMYAGMSEDDLRAIFKYLKSLDPIENEVQRYTAMASE; from the coding sequence ATGGACCAGGAAGACATTTATTCCATCATCGCCTATGTGAGAAGTCTAGAGGCCATCCCTTCTGAAATACCGGCCTCCAAGGCCGATTTTCCCATGAACCTGATTATGCGTACACTTCCACACGATGGTGAACCAACCAGATTACCTTCTACGACCGATGAGCTTACCTACGGCGAATACATGACCAATGCCGCCGGTTGCTACGATTGTCACACGCCATCTATCAAAGGTCAATTCATCGAAGGAATGGGTTTCGTGGGCGGAATGGAGTTTAATTTACCCGCAGGAATCACTCGTTCATCGAATATTACACCAGATGAAACGGGCATCGGAGACTGGACCGTAGACGAGTTCGTTCAGTGCTTCAAGGCTTTCGATAGGCAAGATTTGGAGCGAATCGACTTTTCGAAGGATTTTCAAACACCCATGCCTTGGTCCATGTATGCCGGTATGAGTGAAGATGATCTACGCGCTATTTTCAAATATCTGAAGAGTTTGGACCCCATCGAAAATGAGGTGCAGCGATACACCGCGATGGCGTCAGAGTAA
- a CDS encoding DUF4287 domain-containing protein, translating into MEAIIIEQLPERYGKTLEDWMAICAAAGLEKKMDFVRFLKQEHGVKHGEAFVLTQIYFNDGKLVYGNPEALLQEQYKTSESRKLYDDLSETIVNTIDQPVKLGVCKGYVSVLGAKQFAVILPKRGSIWIGLALGDEPTTEVLKTAKNIGGIDKINRYVEITNMKDWSGQIAEYIVQSYRFNS; encoded by the coding sequence ATGGAAGCCATCATAATCGAGCAATTGCCCGAAAGGTACGGCAAAACGCTTGAAGATTGGATGGCGATCTGTGCTGCAGCCGGACTCGAAAAGAAGATGGATTTCGTTCGGTTCCTCAAGCAAGAACACGGAGTCAAGCACGGCGAAGCCTTTGTATTGACACAAATCTATTTTAACGATGGTAAATTAGTTTACGGTAATCCCGAGGCCCTTTTACAGGAGCAGTATAAGACCTCGGAAAGCCGTAAGCTCTACGATGATCTTTCCGAAACGATCGTGAATACCATTGATCAGCCCGTGAAACTAGGCGTATGCAAAGGCTACGTCTCGGTGCTGGGAGCCAAACAATTCGCGGTGATCTTGCCGAAACGCGGTTCCATATGGATCGGTTTGGCTTTGGGTGATGAGCCGACGACCGAAGTCCTCAAAACCGCCAAGAACATCGGTGGAATTGATAAGATCAATCGATATGTCGAGATAACCAACATGAAGGACTGGTCGGGCCAAATAGCCGAATACATTGTTCAATCGTACCGCTTCAACTCCTAA